The Numenius arquata chromosome 6, bNumArq3.hap1.1, whole genome shotgun sequence sequence CATGCTAATGAAACAATTCaagacttttctgttttctgttgtattttggtTCATTACTGTGAAACTCATTAGCTAATATTAAGGAGGATGAATCACAGATTGGTTTAAGTGGATTTATTCTGGAGATAAtctgtgtaataaaaaaaaaaggcaagtatatCTTTTTTGGAACAAGGAGATGAGCTTGGTAGAGAACAATTTCCCCAAGAATGGCCATCCTTTTTTCTTATAAAGATAAATACAAAGAACAGAAGCCACTTCTGACTGTATTCAGGCAAAATTTCCAATAGCTTCTAGAGACAGTTGTGCAAGTAAAGCTATGTGCTTTTAAATTCCTGCATTTAAATAGCAAAACGTCATGAAATATAGAAGGAGAGGTCTTTACTTCATTATTAAGTTGGGCATATTGTacaagcagccttttttttttttttttttttagatttactGCATTTGTTTAACAAGCGATATTGACCCATCTTAGTAAATGATGGAAATCTTGCTGTGGTTTTAATTCATGATAAACCTGAGACTGAGTTTAAGGGAGACAGGCATCTTGCAGAGTGTAGAACTTGCTTCGGTTACTTCAGTATGTGTGTTTCCTACTTCCTTAAatagaaatattcttaaaaattgGGGTAAGGAAACATTTCAGTTAGATTAGCATTGCAGGAATTACATCTAATCATCAGAGTTTGACTTAAATATTTGGGGGAGAGAGTCAGAAGACATTTACGGTCTAATGTGCTGCAGAACTTATGCCACTGTACTGTCGCTGAGAACAGAAAGACCTAATGACTTACTTCTATATGCAAGTGTTTTAGTAATGAAAGTCTAGTCAAAGGAAAGCTCTGCAAATCCTTCAGAATTCCTTTTAACAACTGTATCCTTTTTCTAGCATAGTCTTACTTAGGCAAGCTGTTCGGGACTCTTTTATCCTTAATTTTGTCTAGTTCTTCAAGCCTTTTTTCATTTGATTGATTTGTCAGGTCGCTTTTAAAGTTTTGGTTGGCTACTTGATTACTTCAGTTTTCTGTGAATGTAATTTCAGTTGTGAAATACCCTCAAATCACTTCAAATCACTGCTGTTGAGTGTTCAGTTTTAAATACTtgtgcttgaaagaaaaacagtgatCTAAGTTGAACTGTCTTCACGCGATTAGAACAATTCTGTGAAGTGTGATTTAATAACTGGATCTGAATTACAATATGTGGTCCAGTCAGGAAGTCAAAGTCTGCATTTAAAGGTACGATTACAGCTTTCCGGCTTCCATTCAGCCAAACTTAGTGGAGGGGAGGATGTTCTCATAACTATTGCAGCTATTCGGGCATGCGGCAGGTAAGCCTGTCTGCCGTCTTGAGTAAAAAAAGCCCAGCTGAGTCAGCAGAGAGCACTGACACCATTCTCTCCCAATAATTTCTCTAGTTTggcaaagcattttattttgtttcagctCTTACTCAACCGAATCTCCCTAACAAGCTGGTGAGAGGGGTCCATTGTCTGTACACGTGGAAGGGTCTGCATAGTAAATAAAAAACTTGTTGATGGCATCTTCTCAGATATGTCTGATTATTTGTTGGGCTTAttcactgggttgttttttttttgtcttattttaaatattgaccATCGTTTCGTTAGATACAGAAGATAGTTTTGTAAATGTTAGGTTGTTTGTTATCAAATGAATGATATGCTTCTGTTTTGCTGTAGTCTAGAACCAGCTGAACGACGTAACACCGTACCATGCTTCGCAATGGCTTAGGAAAAACCTTTCGATTTCTTGGGTATACTGTGCAATATGGCTGCATAGCGCATTGTGCCTTTGAGTACCTTGGAGGAATTGTTGTggtaactttttcattttcatgacatttaaaagaaaataaaactgtaataCTAAAATTGTTATATGTGATAATGCCAATATTTcaagtgtcttcattttttttaaaagctttttcaaagTGTGTTTagtaaatgcatatttttttgaAGGCAGGTCCAGCCTTTATGACAGTTATTTCTACTTTAGGTATTCTATTTTTTGCCATGTTACTGCTTGAGGCATCACTAAAGCAAATGGGAAACTGTGATTAAGCGTTTTGCAGAGAGtaagtttttttcagaaagactgGGGTCACTAATAATGCCATAGAAAATGCTCATTTCCAACTTTGGGCAGATTTGTGGATGTTATATGCTGCCTCCTCGCCAGGTTCTAAACCTAGCAGATACTGCTGCTGGGTATAGTGGATTTTAGCTGGGAGCTGCTCTTGCAGCTTCTGTGATGCTTCACTTGCAGAGGCTGAAGAAAGGAGTAAGCTGGCAGAGCTCTGAGTGCTGCTTCAAATAATTTCCTGCAGATTTGGTGCTGAAATGAATCTGCTGGGGCTTGTAGCAGCTTACGCAGCTCAGGACCGATTCTGAGCGAATACGGGGCTGTAACAGGGTTTGAGGCACTCTGGAGGCTGTCCTCACCTTTTAATTGCAtcaaatgttctttggaggacctcactttttcagttttctttacatTACATCTTTTCTAATTTATTAGCAAATAGTttgaatattaatgtattttagatAAAAGTAATtggaaatagtaattttttttctcatttatttttaatttgcagtgtTCTGGACCTTCAATGGAACCAACCATTCAAAATTCTGATATTGTCTTTTCGGAGAACCTTAGCCGCCACTTTTATTGCATTCGAAAGTATGCTCCTTTGTTGGGACTAGATTTTACATTCCGTTTGCCAGAGCTTGTCAGAAACCACATTCCATCTGTCCTTTAGTTTTCATATAATCTTCCACTTCTAAATTGTAATTTTTCATAGATCTCCTCTTAGTGTGTCTCATGGAAGTTAATCAGCACATGTAGCCCATCAAACAACTTGTCAGAATTCGTTCAGGATATAGTCTATGTCACTTTTACAGCTTTatccaaaaaatggaaaaaatcccttttttttttttcctaaaacagttTTATTGTGTGAATGTAACTTCTCTCTAAGCATTTTGTTTTACTTGCAGACCAAGCTGTAGGTATTTCTGGGCTCAGATAGGTTATTAGGAAAGTGACCAAAGGGTATAAGAACCGTTTGTGAAATGTCATTTTATTATTGTCTTGTAGAGCACCGTAGGCTCAAGGCTCTCGCCCGTTTTGTTGTAGCTTGTGTCACTGTACAAGCTAATGTGTATAATCAGGAGGCAAAAGTAATATAAGGTCTTGCAAACTCAGACATTTGAAGTTTCACTGGAAGGATGACATTTGGACAGTAACACTTAGGAACACAGAATCTGTTCTATTCCATGTGTCTGTAGCAACAAGACCAAGTTAAATGGTATCCATTTAATTGGTaattaaaatttcactgaatttcactgaattttttttagagttggaagggaccataaagatcatctagtccaactcccctgccgaagcaggattgcccagagcatgtactCTTAAATGTGCCCTTAACTTTATAAAAGGTCTAGATAACAAAGAATCTCTCCATATGGACTTAAGAGACGTGTGTAAAATTATACCCCGAGTAAAACTGAAGAAACCAAAATTGTAGACAAGAAGGAAGTATCTTTAATGTACATGAATATTTTTGGAGTATGCACATTGATGTATGTGTATTCAGCCAAATAGTTTATATTTAgagttcttctgtttgtttttgtttctgtttttttcctctcagaggaGATATTGTAATTGTGAAAAGCCCAAATGACCCCAAATCAAATATCTGTAAAAGAGTAATTGGCTTGGAAGGGGATAAAGTCTGCACAAGCAACCCTTCAGATTTCCTTAAGAATCACAGCTATGTAAGTATTAGAGTTTCTTGCTTTGTAAATCAATGATTACTTAAGTTGTCCTGGTAGTCTGTACGGGATTTGCAATATTTGAGTATCATCATAAATCATAAAGTACGATGTTCATAAATTATTCTTTATTCTTGTATATGTGCAGTAAAATGTTGTAATTTGTAAACTCTGTTTATGGCAAGCTGTCTTTCTCACTGTCTTTTGTCTCTGTAGGAAATGTAGGCAAATGATATTTTTGCTCTGCCCTTTGCTTAGGTCTTCTTCCCCGAAAGAATGCTCTAACATTCTCTATATAAAGTGCAGTACAGGTGGCAGACCCAAGGGCTTGGTCTTAAGGCAaaattgtttctgtattttaaacatGAAGAAGTGAAAATTTTGCCTCCGGAACAGCTTCGAGGATTTAGCTTTCAAAACTACACTTTACtataattttgtatttctatATTTCAATGTAacaatcttttaatttttctgagtATGGCtggaaaaatagtaattttcctAACTTCTCCAAAAAGTCAAGTAATGatgaagtaaaaaggaaaaaatattcttactgCTCACTTGTCCTTGTGCACACAGACTTAACAGAAGTTTGGAAAGATTTCTTACAAAATGTTTTCAGCAACTTCTTTTTAGGCTATCACTAGAAAAGTAATCAGCAATCATGATCAcagaaaaatgggttttttttcccaaaagcatGTTTGACCATTACCTCTGTTCAGCACCTTGCAGAGACAACACGTTTTGCACAGGTGTTTTGAATCTTAAAGATATTCTGTTGCCTTTTCATATCTGCGTCACCCTCACAATTACCGTACGAATAAGATAGTTATCTGGCCCATAGCTAAAGTCCTTTGCTGTGAAGGTAGAGAATTTTATGGAACACTCCTTGCAGCCAGCTAGAGTTTGTGATGGATAAATCCTTTAAGAGTTTAAGCTGCCATAAAGACAGCCAACTTCACCGGGATGCCTTCACGTACCATTGCTTCATTTGTATTAAGCAGCTGAAGTGGAGTCTGTCCTTATTGAAAACAGTGGCAAAATTCTTGTCAACGTTGTttaaccaaggggaaaaaagacaactgACACCCTCCCAAAAAATCCCCGCCTTTCTTACCAAGATGAAGGAATGTTTTAGCTTTTATGGGAGTAGTAATTTTGGGGGAAATATAAATTGCCCAGAGCAGAACGACCTTACCTGGAAACCTGAATTCTGTGTGCACTGATGGAAAATGCAAACGGAGCTTCTCTGAGCATCTTGTTCTTTGCTTGAGTCTTGAAAAGGAAGTTCAGGAAAGGTTTGTACTTACCAGGATGGAAACCCTGAGGTGATCAAATGAATATGCAGCAGAGCAATTTCTGCTCTAGGTGTAAGATTTCTTGTCATCAATTTTAATATGAAACGTAAGGAGAATGAGAGGGTGAGGAATGCAGAGttcatttcctgtttttctgtgtatgtttttCATAAAGGCTAATGTGTGGAAATACAGCAAAGTGAGGTGCAGGCTTTCTCAGTTCTTACATAATAACCTGTATCTAAGGGCAGAAATGACCTAAAAGGAAATGCTCTCATTTGTTAGTGCCTATCTGCTTTCCTCCTATCTTTAGTGGTCGTTGAAGAGGTAGATCTTTCCATCTGTTAAGGAGACACTTCCTTTACAGAGAGTATATTCTCAACACAGATACCTGCACTTTATGCTCATAACTACCTTGGATTATTCACCAAGTAAAGTATTCTtgttggggagggaaaaaagtgaTATGTATCTGTGTTTTAGGTAATTGTCTAATAAGATTCTCTGTTTTAGTGAACCACTGTGCTACGCACTTTTCCTCTTAATTCAAACACAAAATTCTTCAAATCCTATAGCAGCAGCAGATGTACAGAGAActggctgtttgttttgttgataCCTCCTTGAGAAGAATTAACCTGAGTTGggtttttgaaaaaagaaaagattgttgAAACTCTGAGGAAAGGCCTTGGCTAGGATCCCAAATGTCCAGAAGTGCTGCCTGGGGTGTCTAGCTGCCAGAGAAAGGTACAATTGCAGGCACTCTCTAAGTGAGCAAAGCCGAGAAATTGTCACCAGTTTTGTTGTTTATATCAGGCTGctaattgccttttaaaaaatgagaaatctcCGAGTGATACTTGAATGCAGTGACTCCAAAGGCTGTGGGGTCAGAGGATTATTTGTGTTAATTACAGTGAACTGCTCAGCTTTCCGTGGCTAACTTGTCTCCTGGTTTGGGGGGTGACAGCGGATAGCTGCTGTCACGTTCGCAAACTTATTACAAGTGCAGTAAATGCAAAGTATCAGATGCCAGAAATAGCATTGAATTAGGTATTTGAACCTCTGCTTCATTCTTGGCTGGTGTTTGCCAGCTAATGGTTAGGTATTTGGAGTTAGCCAGTTCCTGGAGATGTCAGATTAATGGCAGTATGACATACCTAAAGCAGCTGAGGGTGAAACCACCTCtaagcagctgcttctgttgtcatcCTGAGGGTCACCAAGAATCCTTCTAGTCACGTTAGGAATTGTGCTTAGTCTGCATCGACTGGGTCAGTGTTAGTGTTGGCGTATTTTACAGATTTCAAGCTAGGGATTTTTGTGCTTAGAAGCACTCTCCTACGTGGTTCTTACTATGAAGCCTAAGAGAATGCTGAAGTCAGATCCTGCTTCCAATCCTGTTTCATTCATGAATATACTTCTCCAGATGGTTTATACATCTATAGACAGGAGAATGCAGAACTCTGTTTACAATCTGCTCTGTAAAATTACACAGATGAGATACTTTATTGCTGCAAACAACCAAGTAGATACctgcagattaaaaaacaaaacaacaaaccttcCAAgctataatgaaaatgaaaaaaaaccatacataAGCTGAATAAGTTTTTCTGAAAAGAGATATTTCAATTGACTGGAAATGCGGTATAGCAAAAACTGTCTTTGATGGAATCGTTGTTACAAGCTGATAGAAACTAATCCCACATATCCAATTGATTGCTAtaaattaagcatgtgcttaaattaaaatttaagtacAGTAGGAATGTCTTTACTTTGGAGCCTGTATGGTAGATGATGCTTCATATGCTAGAGGTTGGACCTTAACTGCAGAATTATAACACGGGGAATCTTCCTATTTCCGTGAAAAGGATAATGAAATCCCTTTTTTGAGTAAGCTGCTATAGTATTATAAAGTTAGCAAAATGTATTCCTTTCATTGCCttttgtcccagtttgaggtaaagcAGAATATTTGGTGTGGAATATGAGCATTAGGCTGGCAgttttgctgggcttttttttggttttgtgctcaATGATGGTTTAGATAGATATAAGCAAGTGTATTTACTGTAATAAACCTTTAAGAATGCATAACGTATTTTTACTGGATCAGAAGCAATGTGGTATGAACCCAAAAGTTAAAAAggtaaacaaataatttttagtaATGTGGTATTCAGACCTagtttcaattattaaaaaatatctttactgATTTATTCATTTAACCAAATGATCTAAATTTTATATGATCTAAATAATGAGGGTTAATAAGGAAATTACTGAATCACAGTGAACCCCTgaaatgacctttaaaaaaaccacctgaaagaTAATTTTCATattcaggtttttatttcctgtttttaaaagtcttaatACAGATCCAGGTTTATAATTCAGATTGAGTATCCTATTGTTATATTTGAATTTGTTTTAATGCCATTTACTTTAGCTTTAATTTCTTTAGTACCATATGTTCTTGTGCtgcagctcctgtttacaaactGAAAAAGTGAGGGGTAAGTCATCAGATTAAAACAGCTTGTATGTCATAAACCACCAATATGCTAAGCTTTTGTGTCACTTAAACAAAAGTAGTACCTAATAATGTCACTTAATACAGCTAGAGTCTGTAAATAAGGAACTGCCTTTTGCAAGTCATAGTGATAAAAAGCTGAGATACAAATCCATATCTCAGCAACACTCTGCTGGTAATCAATCACAACACACCACTAATGCTGTGAGACTAGCTGATGGGGGGGAAGTATGTTTACCTTGTGCTAAAATGAGGTTCATTGCGGAGATGGCATCCCTTCATCCTGTGGTTAACTCTAGAGCTAACATAATTCCGAAGATAATGCATCTTACTGTGTTTGCGGACCAGAGAAGTGGTCTTACGCAGCACTGTTAACTCTTAAACAGTCCTTGTCCAACACAGTAAGAATATTATGTGGATACTAAGAATAACGTAATGTTAATGCAAACAACACAATATCTAGTAATTTACTAGACAGATTTTGGATGCACAAGGTCAGACACTGAAGAATGGCTTTGTATTTCAGAGTGCTCAATACCATTGCATAGTCTCATTAAAATATCATAAACAGCAATTAAAGTTCTCAAAACGCtagttctttttcctttgtctttagTATCTTAAAAGCTAGTTTACACTTATGGTTTAGTATTTCAGTAATCTAAGTTTTAATAGTTGCCAGTCAGGAGAAAGGAAATaccctcctctttcttctccttagcTCTAGTGTTCCAAAGGCTTGAGAGAAAGTTATGCCATAGTTTTAAGCAGCAACTGTGCTAAATATCTGGTGGGAAAGGAGAACTGGTTTGGTGCATTTGTTTAGTTTGCAGATTTGTTCAGTTTGCAGATGCCTCTATATCCCAGTACAGAGAGTTCATGACTAGAGCTAATCTTGAATCTcctaggaaataattttaaattgaaattcttATTTGTCAAAAGTAAATTattcaagggaaaagaaatacaaagaattttATCAATCTACTCCCCAGTATTTCCAGTGTTTCTTGTGCTCAGGTGGGTTGGTCTTTTTACCTTtgcagttttggttttgatttttcaagAACATACGAGTGGGATGACTTGTGACACCAGAGTACTGGTACAGTTCCCCAGAGCTTATCCTCATGTCTGTGAGGCCAGGAAGGTGGGTGGCCAGACACGGACATGCCTGGCCCGTAGCTCAGGCAGGGGCCAGCAGCAAGGGGCCCAGCTTAAACACAGCTCTTGAATGAGCTCCCACCAAGGTCTCTTACGTCTCTTTCTCAAACAGCTTTCTTCCCCACAGTCTGAACCATGAGGAGAGAGCTGCACTGTATCAGCTGGTCTTGGGTGCAGACCAGCTACACCGGGGTTGGGGAGAGAACTGCCCAGGCCCTGACAGGTTGCCCTGGTTCTTCCGTTCAGCCAGCTCACTCCTGAAGGAGAACCATAGAGATATCTCCTCGCTGATTTGAAGAGAAGTTGTTTCAACATCACTCATTTCTGAATGTACAGGTGCTTTTCCTCTGGGGAATACAGTCTTGGCTGTACTGGTCAGATCAGTTTGAACCTTCaaaattttatgattctattattcctCTGCTCCAAGTTAAGTAGCAACTTCCAGGAAGCTGCTCAGGATGAGGAAACCAACTGCTCAAGGACTCACTGAAGATTGTGAGCACAAGTTTTAGTCTGCCTATATCAGCTTCATGTCTGAAAGAAGGAcccatttcattttttcctcctctgtacCTACCAGCGTAAGGCCTTCTGACTATCTTAAATGATGAAATGATGCAGAGTTGAGACCTCAGATTGATTAGCAGAGATTCAAGTGATTCCTGATGAAGCTGGCACTTACCCCTGCTCAGAGGATTTATTGGCTGTTGTTCGTACCAGGCTTATTAGCTGGATCACTCTGCACAGGTATGCCTTTTTCCAGGGCATACCAGTGATGGTAAAGGGTTTTGTCTTTTAACCAGTAAGTTCCAGTTGGGATTTAAACCCGTAGGTTTTTTATTCTCAAACCTGTATTTTAGGGTGACCCTGTTACATGATCtgtttctggagaagaaaagaatcaAATCCTTCTTAATGATTGTTGTGAGAAAAGTCTGTGCAAGCTGCTAAGTAATCCTTGCTGGATTTGAAACCAGCACTTCCTTCGATCTTCTATAAACGAAGAAACCTAGTAATAGTCTGGACTGATGAATCCCAGaaatattctgaattttctgaatttttctgaattCTAAATATAGCTAGGGGATTTGTTTTTGAAAGTTTTGGCCTATGAACagctataaaatacaaaaatttcaAAACTGTAGTGGATTATGAAGCTTAGATAATCTATTTTTCACTACTTTAAGCAAAgtgattttgttttcaaaagaaaaccatTGCTTTAATGCAAAGAGAGGCtgtaaaaagtgttttcaaaatctGGGCATTATTCACAACAGTAATATTTGTTCAtagtttttgttaattttaatctTAACTGATagtatttttagaaaaggaatgATGGCTAATAATTTAAATTTAGGGTTGCAGCACGAGATTTTAAAAATTGGATATATATCTTTTCAGGCTGATTCAGATCAGCGTATTGAACAATATGTTCCTGCtctgaatattaaatatttacagaaatagaGTAAACAGTGCATGCAAGTGTTTGAATTATTATTTAACACAGTTGGAAACTCTTGCAACATCCAAAAAGTGATACCAAGAGAGCGCATGTCTTTTTGTCATTTGACTGGCATAGCTATTTCTGGTGTGAAAATTCTGTGACCTTTCCCATAAAGCGCTGAGCATGGTGATCGAACCTTTGAAGTTCCAAGTAAGTAAGTTCAGGAACAGCAGTAGCTGCAATACAGAAAGTTTAGAAGGAGCAACAATGGTTAAAAATCCAAACATTGAAATAACCACTGAATGCTTTGACATGTGACTGTAACAGCTTCCCCAAATTTTTATTGAAGAGCAACACTCAACTGGTATGCTTGCACTGTGGACAAAAATGTCCTACAAATTCAAATCTATATTAATGTGTCTTGGTTTCCTTGTAGTGTACGAGTTAACTCCCATTGAAGGTTATGTGATTTTAATATTGGTTAATAATTTCAAAACTTAAAGATAGACAAGTCTTCATATCTTACCTTTCAATAAGTTTTCTATTAAAACAACCGATGACTTTATATAGAGAATGAATTCATAACATAAATATTTCATCACAgtgaatttaatttctgtataAACCCCTGTGTTTCATTGTCATCTTTTCTCATAGTAATGTGGACCAAGGTCATAATGTATTCTTTTTAATAGGTATATTTAAACAAACTGGGCCAAGTACATTATGTCTTATTCATAAGCAGCTTAAACTGTTCAATAAGTACAGGGAAGATGCTAAACTGTTTGGAAGTACCTATGAATTTAAGGTAAATTCATTCTGCTATATTAAGAAGTATTAAATTCTGGGTAATTCAGCCTTTTAGTGGTACTTAGAAGATGCTGATTTATGATCTGCTGTACCGGTAAGTTCCAGTGTGGTTGCTACCATTCCATGGCTTTTTCCAGCACAAAACAGGAAATGTAAATGCTTATgctattttgaaaatactgagcTAATTAATGCGTTTGGGTTTTATATAGATGGCAACCTTACTATGAACAACATTTATGATAAGCCTACAGAAATGGTGCCTACAGCAACTGAATCATTAAAAAAGAGTATCTGTTAAGCATTACTCACTCCTGGTTCGGAATTAATAAATAAAGGATTAAGGAATAGTTATGTGAGACTTTAAGTATAGAGTGATAAAACAAACTCCCGCATTTCTATGGTGTATATTTTATCCTAACTAGATGCAATTTACTTAAATAAGGCAATTTAATCAGTATTTAGTAAATTTGTCATTTGATATCGTAGATTCTTTCATCATATTTCACTT is a genomic window containing:
- the IMMP1L gene encoding mitochondrial inner membrane protease subunit 1, with protein sequence MLRNGLGKTFRFLGYTVQYGCIAHCAFEYLGGIVVCSGPSMEPTIQNSDIVFSENLSRHFYCIRKGDIVIVKSPNDPKSNICKRVIGLEGDKVCTSNPSDFLKNHSYVPKGHVWLEGDNLRNSTDSRCYGPVPYGLIRGRICFKIWPLNDFGFLRASPNGHRFLDD